From a single Meiothermus sp. Pnk-1 genomic region:
- a CDS encoding SpoVR family protein — translation MTRSDLQALAVEIEARAKAQGLSFDPVIFEVVDWEQMAMLASYMGFPRRYPHWRWGSEYLRFKETYRYGLSKIYELVVNTKPVYAYLLDSNPPLAHKLVIAHVYGHADFFKENLYFAPAPKSMHDELANHAALVEKLMERHGVRPVEEFLDLALSLENLIDPHSLFVQRAKGVKEPDGTPLRMPVRAYLEPYVNPPAEPPKEAAEAAISEPIPPQPERDVLAFLIKYAPLAPWQKAILEIIREEAYYFAPQGQTKVMNEGWATYWHTALMNGGLLEPGEVLDFAELQAGVLGGRGFNPYKIGYTLMKHIEERWRKGRFGPEYEAAELMDKLIWQGEPGDARAKLFQVRRVYNDISFLEEFFTPAFALEQRIISAEELERFHQAKQRLLFMLTNAGNPIVYLTDANYKNRGELYLEQHYEGAELDLRKARAVMENLHRLWSRPVHLETVLDGKRMRLSYDGTHRQEAV, via the coding sequence ATGACTAGGTCCGACCTTCAAGCCCTCGCCGTAGAAATCGAAGCCCGGGCCAAAGCCCAGGGCCTCTCCTTCGACCCGGTGATCTTCGAGGTGGTGGACTGGGAGCAGATGGCCATGCTGGCTTCCTACATGGGCTTTCCTCGCCGCTACCCGCACTGGCGCTGGGGCAGCGAATACCTGCGCTTCAAGGAGACCTACCGCTACGGGCTCTCGAAAATTTACGAGCTGGTGGTCAATACCAAGCCGGTCTACGCCTACTTGCTGGATTCGAACCCCCCCCTAGCCCACAAGCTGGTGATCGCCCACGTCTACGGGCACGCCGACTTCTTCAAGGAGAACCTTTACTTCGCCCCGGCACCCAAGTCCATGCACGACGAGCTGGCCAATCACGCCGCTTTGGTCGAAAAGCTCATGGAGCGCCACGGGGTTCGCCCCGTGGAGGAGTTCTTGGATTTGGCGCTCTCCCTCGAGAACCTCATCGACCCCCACAGCCTGTTCGTGCAGCGGGCCAAAGGGGTCAAGGAGCCCGATGGTACCCCGCTACGGATGCCGGTGCGGGCCTACCTCGAGCCCTACGTCAACCCTCCCGCCGAGCCGCCCAAAGAAGCAGCAGAGGCAGCCATCAGCGAACCCATACCCCCACAACCCGAGCGCGACGTGCTGGCCTTCCTAATCAAGTACGCCCCGCTGGCTCCCTGGCAGAAAGCCATCCTCGAGATCATCCGCGAGGAGGCTTACTACTTCGCCCCCCAGGGCCAAACCAAGGTGATGAACGAGGGCTGGGCCACCTACTGGCATACTGCGCTGATGAATGGCGGCCTGCTCGAGCCTGGCGAGGTGTTGGACTTCGCCGAACTCCAGGCCGGGGTACTGGGGGGGCGCGGGTTCAACCCCTATAAGATCGGCTACACCCTGATGAAGCACATCGAAGAGCGCTGGCGCAAAGGGCGCTTTGGCCCCGAGTACGAAGCCGCCGAGCTGATGGACAAGCTCATCTGGCAAGGCGAGCCCGGCGACGCGAGGGCCAAGCTCTTCCAAGTACGCCGGGTATACAATGACATCAGTTTTTTGGAAGAGTTCTTCACCCCAGCGTTCGCCCTCGAGCAGCGGATCATCTCAGCAGAAGAGCTCGAGCGCTTCCACCAAGCCAAGCAACGCCTCTTATTCATGCTCACCAACGCGGGCAACCCTATCGTCTACCTCACCGACGCCAACTACAAAAACCGTGGAGAACTCTACCTCGAACAACACTATGAGGGGGCGGAGCTGGACCTGCGCAAAGCCCGCGCGGTGATGGAAAACCTCCACCGGCTATGGAGCCGCCCGGTGCACCTGGAAACCGTGCTCGATGGCAAGCGGATGCGGCTCAGCTACGACGGAACCCACCGGCAAGAAGCCGTATGA
- a CDS encoding DUF444 family protein, translating into MRPIERDLQRFKEIVRGEVKKRAREFLTHEEYLGSLDGQVVSIPLPQLELPRLQYGQNEMGQGEGEGEGEGQGMGGTAGRGGLGPGGHLPVAEMDLEEFLELIGEALKLPRLEPKQGGAVEEPSPKYTTLSRRGPESLRHARRTMRQALRRAIQSGTYRPEDPRLVPERDDYRYRAPEPKPRPQAQAVLVFALDVSGSMEGEQLRLVRILSYWISAWVKKHFPRLSRHYLLHDAEAWEVSEEDFFRLREGGGTRLSSGIKLAQQVLERYPTQLYNRYVYHFTDGDNWQDDTAEALEALKTLLPTLSLYGYAQVRSRYGQGRFIDDLRSHFPSHPALATAEVGGRESLPSALKRLLGSSGD; encoded by the coding sequence ATGCGCCCCATCGAACGCGACCTACAACGCTTTAAGGAGATTGTCCGGGGTGAGGTCAAGAAGCGGGCGAGGGAGTTTTTGACCCATGAGGAGTACTTGGGAAGCCTGGACGGGCAGGTGGTGAGCATCCCGCTACCCCAGCTCGAACTTCCCCGGCTTCAGTACGGCCAAAACGAGATGGGGCAGGGCGAAGGCGAAGGGGAGGGGGAAGGCCAGGGGATGGGCGGAACTGCCGGGCGGGGCGGTTTGGGCCCCGGTGGACACCTCCCGGTGGCCGAGATGGACCTGGAAGAGTTCCTCGAGCTGATCGGAGAGGCCCTCAAGCTGCCTCGGCTCGAGCCCAAACAAGGGGGGGCCGTGGAGGAGCCCTCCCCTAAGTACACCACGCTCTCCCGGCGCGGCCCGGAATCTCTGCGCCACGCCCGCCGCACCATGCGCCAGGCCCTCAGGCGAGCCATCCAAAGCGGAACTTACCGGCCCGAAGATCCCCGCCTAGTCCCCGAGCGCGATGACTATCGCTACCGCGCCCCTGAGCCTAAGCCGCGTCCTCAAGCCCAAGCCGTGCTGGTGTTCGCCCTGGACGTCTCGGGTTCGATGGAGGGCGAGCAGCTCCGCCTGGTACGGATCCTCTCCTACTGGATCAGCGCCTGGGTCAAAAAACACTTTCCTCGGCTATCGCGGCACTATCTTCTGCACGACGCCGAGGCCTGGGAGGTCTCGGAGGAAGATTTCTTCCGGCTGCGCGAGGGAGGTGGAACCCGGCTGTCGAGCGGCATCAAGCTAGCCCAACAGGTCTTAGAACGCTACCCCACCCAGCTCTACAACCGCTACGTCTATCACTTCACCGACGGCGACAACTGGCAAGACGACACCGCCGAGGCCCTCGAGGCCCTCAAAACCCTCCTGCCCACCCTCTCCCTCTACGGCTATGCCCAGGTGCGCAGCCGCTATGGCCAGGGCCGCTTCATCGACGACCTGCGCAGCCACTTTCCATCCCACCCAGCCCTGGCCACCGCCGAAGTAGGCGGGCGCGAGAGCTTGCCCAGCGCCCTCAAGCGCCTTCTGGGAAGCAGCGGCGATTAG
- a CDS encoding PrkA family serine protein kinase: protein MDTLEFIRKYQDIAGYRTLNWEGSFAEYLELLRSDPRPLRTSYQRVYDMIVSYGQQEYGRLREKLTHYRFFDDPIENGKDAIFGLDRPIMQLVATFKAAAYRYGPERRILLLHGPVGSAKSTIARLLKKGLESYSKTDEGALYTFSWKTAGEVMPCPMHEEPLHLLPAELRRHFLAELRAAHPDYPYPLEVEGDLCPACRFQMSEAMQRHGGDLAAVLEQEIVVRRLVLSEKDRVGIGTFQPKDEKNQDSTELTGDINYRKIAIYGSDSDPRAFNFDGELNIANRGLVEFIEILKLDVAFLYDLLSASQEHKIKSKKFAQTDIDEVILGHTNEPEFKRLQANEFMEALRDRTIKIDVPYNLRASDEVKIYRRDFQGVKGKHIAPHTLEMAAMWAVLTRLEPPKKAGLSLLQKLKVYDGKLLPGWTEEAVKELMLEAKHEGLEGISPRYIQDKISNVLVTSEEPCINPFMVMNELEEGLRHHSLVSDEKTKERYRALLQEIKSEYAETVKNEVQRAIAADEDALQRLFGNYVDNIKAYVLGERVKNPYTGAPEPPNERLMRSVEEKIEIPESRKDDFRREIMNYIGALALEGRSFSYKDNDRLRRALEMKLFEDQKDTIRLSALVSGVVDPETQGRIDIVKSRLIRDYGYCEHCAAGVLEFVASIFARGDTKT from the coding sequence ATGGATACGCTAGAGTTCATCCGCAAATACCAAGACATCGCGGGGTACCGCACTCTCAACTGGGAAGGGAGTTTCGCGGAGTATCTGGAGTTGCTCCGCTCCGATCCGCGCCCTTTACGTACCAGCTACCAGCGGGTCTACGACATGATCGTAAGCTATGGGCAACAAGAATACGGGCGTTTGCGCGAAAAGCTCACCCATTACCGCTTCTTCGATGATCCGATAGAAAACGGCAAAGACGCCATCTTTGGCCTAGACCGCCCCATCATGCAGCTGGTAGCGACCTTCAAAGCTGCGGCCTATCGCTATGGCCCCGAGCGGCGGATTCTGTTGCTCCACGGCCCCGTAGGGTCAGCCAAGTCCACCATCGCCCGGCTGCTCAAGAAGGGGCTCGAGAGCTATTCCAAAACCGATGAGGGGGCCCTATACACCTTCAGCTGGAAAACTGCCGGCGAGGTCATGCCCTGCCCTATGCACGAAGAGCCCCTGCATCTGCTACCTGCAGAATTGCGGCGGCACTTCCTAGCCGAGCTACGAGCGGCTCACCCTGATTACCCCTATCCCCTAGAGGTCGAGGGAGACCTCTGCCCAGCCTGCCGTTTCCAGATGAGCGAAGCCATGCAGCGCCACGGTGGCGATTTGGCCGCGGTGCTAGAGCAAGAGATCGTGGTGCGCCGCCTGGTGTTGTCCGAAAAGGACCGTGTAGGCATCGGCACCTTCCAGCCCAAAGACGAAAAAAACCAAGACTCCACCGAGCTAACCGGAGATATCAACTACCGCAAGATCGCCATCTACGGCTCAGACTCCGACCCTAGGGCCTTCAACTTCGACGGTGAGCTGAACATCGCCAACCGGGGATTGGTGGAGTTCATCGAGATCTTGAAGCTGGACGTGGCTTTCCTCTACGACCTACTCTCCGCTAGCCAAGAGCACAAGATCAAGTCTAAAAAGTTCGCCCAGACCGATATCGACGAGGTGATCCTGGGGCATACCAACGAGCCTGAGTTCAAAAGGCTCCAGGCCAACGAGTTCATGGAGGCATTGCGCGATCGCACCATCAAAATCGACGTGCCCTACAACCTACGGGCCTCCGATGAGGTCAAGATCTACCGACGCGACTTCCAGGGGGTGAAGGGCAAGCACATCGCTCCCCACACCCTCGAGATGGCCGCCATGTGGGCGGTGCTGACCCGGCTCGAGCCCCCCAAGAAGGCCGGGCTCAGCCTGTTGCAAAAGCTCAAGGTCTACGACGGCAAACTCCTCCCCGGCTGGACCGAGGAGGCGGTCAAGGAGCTGATGCTCGAGGCCAAGCACGAGGGGCTCGAGGGCATCTCCCCGCGCTACATCCAGGACAAGATCTCCAACGTGCTCGTCACCAGCGAGGAGCCCTGCATCAACCCCTTCATGGTGATGAACGAGCTCGAGGAGGGATTGCGCCACCACTCGCTGGTCTCCGACGAAAAGACCAAGGAGCGCTACCGGGCTTTGCTGCAAGAGATCAAGAGCGAATACGCTGAAACCGTCAAGAACGAAGTGCAACGAGCCATCGCCGCCGACGAAGACGCCTTGCAGCGGCTTTTCGGCAACTACGTGGACAACATCAAGGCCTACGTGCTGGGCGAGCGGGTCAAGAACCCCTACACCGGCGCCCCTGAGCCGCCCAATGAGCGACTGATGCGCTCGGTCGAGGAAAAAATCGAGATCCCCGAGTCCCGCAAGGACGACTTCCGCCGCGAGATCATGAACTACATCGGAGCTTTGGCGCTGGAAGGCCGCAGCTTCTCCTATAAGGACAACGACCGCCTGCGCCGGGCCCTGGAGATGAAACTCTTCGAAGACCAGAAAGACACCATCCGGCTGTCGGCGCTGGTATCGGGCGTGGTGGACCCCGAGACCCAAGGCCGCATCGACATCGTGAAATCCCGGCTGATCCGCGATTACGGCTACTGTGAACACTGTGCAGCGGGAGTCTTGGAGTTTGTGGCCTCGATCTTCGCCCGGGGGGATACCAAAACATGA
- the gatC gene encoding Asp-tRNA(Asn)/Glu-tRNA(Gln) amidotransferase subunit GatC, whose translation MEITPELIRHLEHLARLELSPEEEARMAGDLKKIFDFFEKLGHLDTEGLPELARPVELANVLREDEPGAVLSQEEALSVAIEAKDGFFVVPRMIE comes from the coding sequence ATGGAGATCACGCCCGAGCTGATCCGCCACCTCGAGCACCTCGCCCGCCTCGAGCTCTCCCCCGAGGAGGAAGCCCGCATGGCGGGCGACCTCAAGAAGATCTTCGACTTCTTCGAGAAGCTGGGCCACCTCGACACCGAGGGCCTACCCGAGCTAGCCCGCCCCGTGGAGCTTGCCAACGTGCTGCGCGAGGACGAGCCCGGTGCGGTGCTGTCCCAGGAGGAAGCGCTCTCGGTGGCCATCGAGGCCAAGGACGGCTTCTTCGTCGTGCCGAGGATGATCGAGTAA
- the serS gene encoding serine--tRNA ligase yields MLDIKFIRENPDLVRKAIEQKGVALDLDELLALDRQIAELRRRTESLQAERNANAKAAAKATPAERAALIEKGKQIAQQLADLEPRLRELEARLKNLLYLTPTLPWEGAPVGPDDSFNRETRVYGKPRTFPFKPLDHVELIHRNGWGELERIAKISGSRSYALKGDLMLYEQALLRFALDQIVASGFTPISVPAYAREEVFYGHGQFPKAREDVYKIEGEDMYLAGTSEVLLNYLHAGEILPEAELPKAYAGVSTCFRSEAGSAGKDVRGLMRVHQFNKVEQYVLCRAELEESERWFELMLANSERILQALELPYRVIEVSTGDMGLGKYRQVDLETWVPSENRYRETHSCSALLDWQARRANLRYRGEDGKVRYAYTLNNTALATPRILVMLLENHQNEDGTVTVPEAIRPYFGKDRLEPASSGL; encoded by the coding sequence ATGCTTGATATCAAGTTCATCCGCGAAAACCCTGACCTGGTGCGCAAAGCCATCGAGCAGAAGGGGGTAGCGCTCGACCTGGACGAGCTGCTGGCCCTCGACCGCCAGATTGCCGAACTGAGGCGCCGGACGGAATCCCTACAGGCCGAGCGCAACGCCAACGCCAAGGCCGCGGCCAAGGCCACCCCCGCCGAGCGCGCCGCGCTGATCGAGAAGGGCAAGCAGATCGCCCAGCAGCTCGCCGACCTCGAGCCCCGCCTACGCGAGCTCGAGGCCCGGCTCAAAAACCTGCTCTACCTCACCCCCACCCTCCCCTGGGAGGGCGCGCCCGTCGGCCCCGACGACTCCTTCAACCGCGAGACCCGCGTCTACGGCAAGCCCCGCACCTTCCCCTTCAAACCCTTAGACCACGTCGAGCTGATCCACCGCAACGGCTGGGGGGAGCTCGAGCGCATCGCCAAGATCTCCGGCTCGCGCTCTTATGCGCTCAAGGGGGATCTGATGCTCTACGAGCAGGCCCTCTTGCGCTTCGCCCTCGATCAGATCGTCGCCAGCGGCTTCACCCCCATCAGCGTGCCCGCCTATGCCCGCGAGGAGGTGTTCTACGGTCACGGGCAGTTCCCCAAAGCCCGCGAGGACGTATACAAGATCGAGGGCGAGGACATGTACTTGGCCGGGACCTCCGAAGTACTGCTCAACTATCTCCACGCCGGGGAAATCCTCCCCGAGGCCGAGCTCCCCAAGGCCTACGCAGGCGTCTCGACCTGCTTCCGCAGCGAGGCCGGCTCGGCGGGCAAGGACGTGCGCGGGCTCATGCGCGTCCATCAGTTCAACAAGGTCGAGCAGTACGTGCTCTGTCGCGCCGAGCTCGAGGAGTCGGAGCGCTGGTTCGAGCTGATGCTCGCCAACTCCGAGCGCATCCTGCAAGCCCTGGAGCTGCCCTACCGCGTGATCGAGGTCAGCACCGGCGACATGGGGCTGGGCAAGTACCGCCAGGTAGACCTCGAGACCTGGGTCCCCAGCGAGAATCGCTACCGCGAAACCCACTCCTGCTCGGCGCTGCTGGACTGGCAAGCCCGCCGCGCCAACCTGCGCTACCGCGGCGAGGACGGCAAGGTGCGCTACGCTTACACCCTCAACAACACCGCCCTCGCCACCCCCCGCATCCTGGTGATGCTGCTGGAGAACCACCAGAACGAGGACGGCACCGTCACCGTGCCCGAGGCCATCCGGCCATATTTCGGTAAGGATAGGCTCGAGCCGGCCAGCTCCGGGCTTTGA